One Microbacter margulisiae genomic window carries:
- a CDS encoding bifunctional YncE family protein/alkaline phosphatase family protein — translation MNPFSIRTRHFIILSFSFFLSLLSSNLHAQLPGQTGQRVLLPNGWWLSPAGNSVTLSTMPMNAALSPDEHFLAITHAGMDKPLVMLIDLKSHKVVQSIALKDSWLGITFHGDNLYVSGGNQNCVYTFNLKNGMLFPSDTLSFASPYPKASIFLAGLDVHHHTLAVVARGDSTLHYMNLVTKTKESIHLDGMPYTCKFLDNGLLLVSLWSAHKAELYQGTHKIAQFETGNHPTDIALTKDDNTAYIANANDNSVTEINLKTKHVTATICTSLYPDSPEGSTPDAVCITPDGKFVLAANADNNSLTVMQRTEHGAKPVGFIPVGWYPTKVLVTKDGTILVLNGKGNRSFPNADHQYIGTMLNGTLSFIHFPGTKQLETYTKAVYANIPYKPREMKQSIVEKDNPIPYRVGQPSPIKYVFYVIKENRTYDQVFGDMKEGNGDSTLVLFGKQVTPNIHHIASQYVLLDNLYANAEISAQGHNWSTAAYCTDYVEKSWPSNYAGRGALYEFEGGQPAASPSGGYIWNLCQKHGITFRDYGEFVESNPDITKPNTAMEKILKTHFDPMYRGWDLDYSDVERYQEWNRDFTNLLAKNAVPHFNIIRLPNDHTAGTRKGSLTPQAMVAQNDYAVGLLVDRISHSPIWKESAIFIIEDDSQNGADHVDAHRTEGLVISPYVKRNAVDHTLYTTASMMRTMELILGLPPMSQYDAAAMPMFNSFTMTPDFTPYNVEKPLIDLNAKNQVGAYGQTLMEHFDLTHADRVPDLIFDEIVWRSIKGTDMPAPRFSILSGPDGDDE, via the coding sequence ATGAACCCATTCTCAATTCGTACCCGCCATTTTATCATTTTGTCTTTTTCGTTCTTTTTATCCTTGCTGTCTTCCAATCTCCATGCACAACTGCCAGGACAAACCGGACAGCGTGTTTTACTTCCAAACGGATGGTGGCTTTCTCCCGCTGGCAATTCAGTCACATTAAGCACAATGCCAATGAATGCAGCTCTTTCTCCTGACGAGCATTTTCTGGCCATCACCCATGCCGGAATGGATAAACCTCTGGTCATGTTAATTGATTTGAAATCACACAAAGTAGTGCAATCTATCGCACTAAAAGATAGCTGGTTGGGGATTACTTTTCATGGCGATAACCTTTATGTTTCGGGAGGAAATCAAAATTGTGTCTATACATTCAATTTAAAAAATGGCATGTTATTCCCATCAGACACCCTTTCCTTCGCATCCCCATATCCGAAGGCCTCCATTTTTTTAGCCGGGCTTGATGTCCATCATCATACCCTGGCAGTAGTGGCACGGGGAGACAGTACCCTGCACTATATGAATCTGGTAACAAAAACAAAAGAATCTATTCATCTGGATGGAATGCCATATACCTGTAAGTTTTTAGACAATGGATTGCTATTGGTATCCTTATGGAGCGCACATAAAGCAGAACTGTATCAGGGAACACACAAAATAGCTCAGTTTGAAACAGGAAACCACCCTACCGACATCGCCCTGACAAAAGACGACAACACAGCCTACATTGCGAATGCCAATGACAATAGTGTGACTGAAATCAATCTGAAAACGAAACACGTGACAGCCACGATTTGCACATCGCTTTATCCCGATTCTCCCGAAGGATCAACTCCTGACGCGGTATGTATAACCCCTGATGGTAAATTTGTATTGGCTGCCAACGCAGATAACAATTCATTAACAGTGATGCAACGGACGGAACACGGGGCAAAGCCTGTCGGTTTCATTCCGGTAGGATGGTATCCAACCAAGGTACTGGTAACCAAAGATGGCACTATACTGGTGCTGAATGGCAAAGGCAACCGTTCGTTTCCCAATGCCGATCATCAATATATAGGCACAATGCTGAACGGCACACTCTCTTTCATTCATTTTCCAGGCACGAAACAACTGGAAACCTATACTAAAGCAGTATATGCCAATATTCCATACAAGCCCCGTGAAATGAAACAAAGCATTGTTGAGAAAGACAATCCGATACCCTACCGGGTAGGACAACCATCCCCTATTAAATACGTTTTTTATGTCATTAAAGAGAATCGCACCTATGATCAGGTTTTCGGCGATATGAAAGAAGGTAATGGCGATTCAACGTTGGTGCTTTTTGGAAAACAGGTCACACCGAATATTCATCATATTGCGTCACAATATGTGCTTCTCGATAATTTATATGCGAATGCGGAAATCAGTGCACAAGGACATAACTGGTCAACAGCAGCTTATTGCACCGATTATGTAGAAAAAAGCTGGCCATCAAATTATGCAGGAAGAGGAGCATTATACGAATTTGAAGGAGGACAACCTGCAGCATCGCCTTCAGGAGGCTACATCTGGAATCTTTGCCAGAAACATGGCATCACGTTCCGGGATTATGGAGAATTTGTAGAAAGCAACCCCGATATTACCAAACCCAACACGGCAATGGAGAAAATTCTAAAAACACATTTTGACCCGATGTATCGCGGTTGGGACTTAGACTATTCGGATGTGGAGCGCTATCAGGAATGGAATCGCGACTTCACCAATTTACTGGCCAAAAATGCAGTGCCACATTTCAATATCATCCGGTTACCCAATGACCACACAGCCGGTACGCGCAAAGGTTCTTTGACACCACAAGCCATGGTGGCTCAAAATGATTATGCCGTCGGATTGCTGGTTGATCGCATTTCACACAGTCCTATCTGGAAAGAATCAGCCATTTTCATTATTGAAGATGATTCACAAAATGGTGCCGACCATGTGGATGCACACCGCACCGAAGGCCTGGTAATCAGTCCGTATGTTAAGCGTAATGCGGTAGATCACACATTATACACAACAGCTTCGATGATGCGTACGATGGAACTTATCCTCGGCTTACCTCCTATGAGCCAATATGATGCTGCTGCTATGCCTATGTTTAACTCGTTTACCATGACTCCCGATTTCACACCTTATAACGTTGAAAAACCATTAATTGACCTGAATGCCAAAAATCAGGTAGGGGCATACGGACAAACATTAATGGAACATTTTGACCTGACACATGCCGACCGGGTTCCCGATCTTATTTTTGATGAAATTGTATGGCGTTCCATCAAGGGAACAGACATGCCAGCTCCCCGTTTTTCAATCCTTTCAGGACCTGATGGTGACGATGAATAA
- a CDS encoding DUF898 family protein, which yields MKNYLSFQLTGKQFFPLWALFYVLFIVPYVLLISQMRTFNHATECPLHHHLWALLWIILLIVIAFILAFYILKLIVRHIGFKDNLVQCDYKFSGYLKVIIPGLIFSVITLGIYSPWFIRNMHRFFINNASYKDKKFSFHGQATDLLLIYIFAVIIPIFVVTLIGISLFGLHMRHLIPVSRIIYQIVMYIILIPYIYLYYRWRVNIKYEEYHITWHTKWLPSMAKIALEMILSIITCGIYAPLAYLRVYRYFLMRTQSNKVENDYLQFGYDIQNGYDFLYLWGQILLTIVTAGIYYPWAFCKIMRRVLGKTYMEKIAE from the coding sequence ATGAAAAACTATTTGAGCTTTCAACTTACGGGAAAGCAGTTTTTTCCGTTGTGGGCATTGTTTTATGTACTGTTTATTGTTCCTTATGTCTTGCTGATTTCACAGATGAGGACGTTTAATCATGCCACTGAATGTCCTTTGCATCATCACTTATGGGCTTTGCTGTGGATTATCTTGCTTATCGTAATCGCATTTATCCTGGCTTTTTATATCCTGAAACTGATTGTCAGGCATATTGGTTTTAAGGATAACCTGGTTCAATGTGATTATAAGTTTAGTGGTTATCTTAAAGTTATTATCCCCGGGTTGATTTTTTCAGTGATTACGCTGGGAATATATTCTCCATGGTTTATCAGAAACATGCATCGTTTCTTCATTAATAACGCTTCCTATAAGGATAAGAAATTCTCTTTTCATGGACAAGCCACTGATTTATTGCTTATTTATATCTTTGCTGTGATCATTCCGATATTTGTTGTTACATTAATCGGCATAAGTCTATTCGGATTGCACATGCGGCACCTAATACCTGTTTCCCGCATTATTTATCAGATTGTCATGTATATTATCCTGATTCCTTACATATACCTGTATTACAGATGGCGGGTAAATATCAAATACGAAGAATATCATATTACATGGCATACCAAATGGTTGCCTTCCATGGCTAAAATAGCCTTGGAGATGATTCTCTCTATTATTACATGTGGCATTTATGCTCCTTTGGCCTATTTGCGGGTTTACCGCTATTTTCTTATGAGAACGCAAAGTAATAAGGTAGAAAATGATTACCTGCAATTTGGTTACGACATCCAAAATGGATATGATTTTCTTTATCTATGGGGCCAAATATTGTTGACAATAGTTACAGCCGGTATTTATTATCCCTGGGCCTTTTGTAAGATTATGCGGCGGGTACTGGGAAAAACCTACATGGAAAAAATTGCAGAATGA
- the gpmA gene encoding 2,3-diphosphoglycerate-dependent phosphoglycerate mutase, which yields MKTLVLLRHGESQFNKENRFTGWTDVPLSDKGINEATQAGKAMKDAGFVFDMAYTSVLKRAIKTLWISLEELDQMWLPVVNSWRLNEKHYGKLQGLNKAETAAKYGEEQVLLWRRAYDVRPPMYDPEDVAEQRKEARYHDVDQIHYMLGESLQDTVERVIPLWEQEISLQLKAGKRILVAAHGNSLRAFVKYLDHKTEAEILKFNIPTGIPLVYELDDDLKPIRSYFLADEETLKKEMEKVANQGKAK from the coding sequence ATGAAGACATTAGTTTTATTACGACACGGAGAAAGTCAATTCAATAAAGAGAATCGTTTCACAGGATGGACGGATGTCCCCCTGAGTGATAAAGGAATAAATGAAGCAACACAGGCCGGTAAAGCAATGAAAGATGCCGGTTTTGTATTTGATATGGCCTATACATCCGTATTGAAACGTGCTATCAAAACCCTATGGATATCGTTGGAAGAACTTGACCAGATGTGGTTACCGGTAGTTAATTCCTGGAGGCTGAATGAAAAACATTACGGTAAGTTGCAGGGATTGAACAAAGCCGAAACAGCTGCCAAATATGGAGAAGAACAAGTACTCCTGTGGCGGAGAGCCTATGATGTACGCCCCCCGATGTATGATCCCGAAGATGTGGCAGAACAGCGAAAAGAAGCCCGTTATCATGATGTTGATCAAATACACTACATGTTGGGAGAATCGTTGCAGGATACTGTTGAACGTGTCATCCCATTATGGGAACAAGAAATCAGCCTGCAACTCAAAGCCGGGAAACGTATCCTGGTGGCTGCTCATGGGAACAGCTTACGTGCTTTTGTAAAATATCTGGATCATAAAACGGAAGCTGAAATCCTTAAATTCAACATCCCAACAGGTATTCCATTGGTTTACGAACTGGATGATGACCTGAAACCCATTCGCAGCTACTTCCTGGCCGATGAAGAAACATTGAAAAAAGAGATGGAGAAAGTTGCCAACCAGGGCAAAGCAAAATAA
- the selD gene encoding selenide, water dikinase SelD, producing MNMDIQLTHFSPGSGCGCKISPKELEVILADTKERMHFDALLVGNESKDDAAVYDLGNGSAVISTTDFFTPIVDDPFDFGRIAATNAINDVFAMGGTPLMAIAILGWPLEKLSSSLAQQVVQGAKAVCEMLHIPLAGGHSIDISDPIFGLAVTGLVSMENIKRNDTAKAGCRIFLTKPLGIGLITTAEKKGLVQPDHKAEAVRWMTTPNSAGAAFAKLPGVAALTDVTGFGLMGHLLEMAEGSKLTAVVNIEHVPMIEGVRYYIEQKCMPGGTFRNFNSYGHKVEPMSESLKALLCDPQTSGGLMVAVEPDSVAEFKKIAAEQGVHPVEIGHFEPESGPFHVVFRD from the coding sequence ATAAACATGGATATTCAATTAACACATTTTAGCCCTGGTTCGGGCTGTGGTTGTAAAATTTCCCCAAAAGAATTGGAAGTCATTTTAGCTGATACAAAAGAAAGAATGCATTTTGATGCATTACTGGTTGGCAATGAAAGTAAAGATGATGCTGCTGTGTATGATCTTGGAAACGGAAGTGCCGTGATTAGCACCACGGATTTTTTTACACCAATTGTGGATGATCCTTTTGACTTTGGCCGCATTGCTGCCACCAATGCCATTAACGATGTGTTTGCCATGGGAGGTACTCCTTTGATGGCTATTGCTATTCTTGGATGGCCACTTGAAAAACTGTCTTCTTCACTTGCACAACAGGTAGTACAGGGCGCCAAAGCGGTTTGCGAAATGTTGCATATTCCTTTGGCCGGAGGGCATAGTATTGATATTTCTGATCCGATTTTCGGATTAGCCGTTACCGGATTAGTCTCTATGGAAAATATAAAACGGAATGATACGGCTAAAGCCGGATGTCGTATTTTCCTGACCAAGCCTTTAGGTATTGGATTGATTACCACTGCAGAGAAGAAAGGACTGGTACAACCTGATCACAAAGCTGAGGCTGTTCGTTGGATGACAACGCCAAACAGTGCAGGCGCTGCTTTTGCAAAGCTTCCCGGAGTAGCTGCTCTGACCGATGTCACGGGTTTCGGATTAATGGGACATTTACTGGAGATGGCTGAAGGAAGCAAGCTGACGGCTGTTGTAAACATTGAGCATGTCCCCATGATCGAAGGCGTTCGTTATTATATTGAACAAAAATGCATGCCTGGTGGTACATTCCGTAATTTCAACAGCTATGGTCATAAAGTGGAACCGATGTCCGAATCATTGAAGGCTTTGCTGTGCGATCCGCAAACCAGCGGTGGGTTGATGGTGGCTGTAGAACCCGATAGCGTGGCTGAATTTAAAAAGATAGCAGCTGAACAAGGTGTCCATCCGGTAGAGATAGGTCATTTTGAACCGGAAAGCGGACCTTTTCATGTTGTATTTCGTGATTGA
- the mnmH gene encoding tRNA 2-selenouridine(34) synthase MnmH gives MATVLPIDVFLQKMSTLPVVDVRTPAEFIRGHMPNAVNLSLFSDEERAVVGTLYHQQGKQAAVLQGLAFVSPHMKILTEEALALESSEIGLYCWRGGMRSQSMAWLFETVDLKCFVCDGGYKAFRNHALAQFEKPLLLRVIAGPTGSAKTAILHELAALGEQIIDLEDLAYHRGSAFGALGQKPQSTTEDFENRLYEIVSRLDPTRPVWVEDESMMIGKNQIPLAFFRQMHRSTAYYMLSSLSDRIDFLMKEYACFPKEDLIASIQLLERRLGRNHCQEAVKACEEEDCRTAISIVLQYYDKAYAKALIEKPYPEVINIMTMPDLYSTALYLKSLVVK, from the coding sequence ATGGCGACAGTGCTTCCTATTGATGTTTTTTTGCAAAAAATGAGTACACTTCCGGTTGTTGATGTTCGTACCCCGGCTGAATTTATCAGGGGACATATGCCTAACGCTGTCAATTTATCACTATTTTCTGATGAAGAGAGGGCTGTGGTCGGAACTTTATATCATCAACAGGGAAAACAGGCGGCAGTTTTGCAGGGATTGGCTTTTGTCAGTCCTCATATGAAAATATTGACAGAAGAAGCATTAGCATTGGAGTCATCTGAAATTGGCCTTTATTGTTGGCGGGGCGGTATGCGGAGCCAATCGATGGCATGGCTTTTTGAAACGGTTGATTTGAAATGTTTTGTTTGTGATGGGGGATATAAAGCTTTTCGTAATCATGCATTGGCACAGTTTGAAAAACCTTTGCTCCTTCGGGTGATTGCCGGACCGACTGGAAGTGCTAAAACCGCTATTCTACATGAACTGGCTGCATTAGGAGAGCAGATCATTGATCTGGAAGACTTGGCTTATCACAGAGGATCAGCTTTCGGTGCATTGGGTCAAAAACCGCAGAGCACTACGGAAGATTTTGAGAATCGTCTTTATGAAATAGTAAGCCGGTTAGACCCGACAAGACCTGTCTGGGTAGAAGATGAAAGCATGATGATCGGAAAGAATCAGATCCCTTTGGCTTTCTTCAGGCAAATGCACCGTTCAACCGCTTATTACATGTTGTCTTCTTTGTCGGATCGTATAGATTTTTTGATGAAAGAGTATGCCTGTTTCCCGAAAGAAGATCTGATTGCTTCCATTCAATTGCTCGAAAGACGTTTGGGGAGAAATCATTGTCAGGAAGCGGTGAAAGCGTGTGAAGAAGAGGATTGTCGTACTGCTATTTCTATTGTATTGCAATACTATGATAAGGCTTATGCAAAAGCATTGATTGAAAAACCTTATCCTGAAGTAATCAATATTATGACAATGCCGGATTTATATTCGACGGCTTTGTATTTAAAATCTTTAGTTGTAAAATAA